From the genome of Carassius auratus strain Wakin chromosome 26, ASM336829v1, whole genome shotgun sequence, one region includes:
- the LOC113044019 gene encoding LOW QUALITY PROTEIN: uncharacterized protein KIAA1211-like (The sequence of the model RefSeq protein was modified relative to this genomic sequence to represent the inferred CDS: deleted 2 bases in 1 codon) produces the protein MESSSGEIDKNREELTGRKKSRFKQLKTRLFGKLKKKESEGLIKQSQSASDIMAPEGRREGYDSEDEFTFPQGLSSRALSHDSIFITDQTLSTEPTRVLSQENVHGKIKALQLKLQQQNLHLGPPPMLIPGKRTEDSGTTSEDDGLPCSPPEMSFHERVVHGAVYKYPGSQKHLSSLSLAGTGSEEEEQGDPFQPSSRPLSPVSKYLSPQPIISPASALTTPTAGADFSSPAGFMPRLDNSAARHRMSVKPRNQRASTRGKRVPPVSLSPRHRSESISDLDNVLSEEEEEEEDETVMSTETVNHYLFSSLNLELTQKPTTPEPTETTPEKSAQDQEENPNRTLGVEILRSEEFLETEGEVTSNPLYLQPLSFSLILSGPPSPSGLPESTAPSREIEFLRAHSPIQTHDRNDIQIQMSDTDKKETLRPHALPLPRLKKHKMETRSPPSPKGAEEASTKPWEAEVETAPNAGSVQFLIASAKYRSKATSETKQNEGHFKDSPGIKTQAVKPNPESQKDEVRETKPTELQYLLHQTQERKSSFCREVPPAIMSKPTTGTNLRKSDAAAEHVETEKPEEPEDRKIAFGVQLRTTSMSLKYRTDVSKIKDETKRYSLESNTVTEVSEEHAGKAETFNYLHDSNSKSKPSVPKKLDSQNLDFQLAAQDYGRPSIQNTTGASQEAVSEPGWMSLAREKTRAYQPFLGRLSTNQSPVHPSSPTALPAQPPKPAFQPKTQLLSTSLHPLKAASLQTSPRLPAKPAPGRTKDRQDKGRNSTPEDDSAKRAARPITPNNNPEALTLTPEPPATSSSSSSSPSATDISHQQQSRSDGAQPSWLELAKRKSLAWSDKTLELS, from the exons ATGGAATCCAGCTCTGGAGAAATTGACAAAAATAGAGAGGAGCTCACAG GAAGGAAGAAGTCACGTTTTAAGCAGCTGAAGACACGTCTCTTTGGGAAACTGAAGAAAAAGGAAAGTGAAGGGCTGATAAAACAAAGCCAGTCTGCCAGTGACATCATGGCTCCGGAGGGCCGAAGAGAAGGCTACGACTCTGAAGACGAGTTTAC GTTCCCGCAGGGTCTGAGCTCCAGGGCGCTTTCCCATGACAGCATCTTCATTACAGACCAGACCCTGTCCACAGAACCGACCCGGGTTCTTTCACAAGAAAACGTTCATGGCAAAATCAAGGCTTTACAA TTGAAACTACAGCAGCAGAACTTACATCTAGGTCCTCCTCCGATGCTGATTCCTGGTAAACGCACAGAGGACTCAGGAACCACTTCAGAGGACGATGGTTTACCTTGCAGCCCACCTGAGATGTCCTTCCACGAGCGAGTCGTGCATGGAGCAGTTTACAAG TATCCCGGTTCTCAGAAACATCTGAGCTCTCTGAGCTTAGCAGGAACAGGAAGCGAAGAAGAGGAGCAG GGGGATCCTTTCCAGCCATCATCGAGACCTCTATCCCCAGTCTCCAAGTATCTGTCCCCTCAGCCAATCATCTCTCCCGCCTCAGCCTTGACCACGCCCACTGCGGGAGCTGACTTCAGTAGCCCTGCAGGGTTCATGCCCAGGTTGGATAACTCAGCTGCTCGTCACCGCATGTCAGTCAAACCAAGGAACCAACGAGCCAGCACAAGAGGAAAACGAGTGCCACCG GTATCTCTTTCTCCCAGGCATCGTTCAGAAAGCATCAGTGATTTGGATAATGTTCtgtctgaagaagaagaagaagaagaagatgaaacCGTGATGTCCACGGAGACAGTAAACCATTACTTGTTCTCCTCTCTGAATTTGGAGCTAACACAGAAACCCACCACTCCAGAACCTACAGAAACAACTCCGGAAAAGTCAGCACAGGACCAAGAGGAGAACCCTAACAGAACTCTGGGTGTTGAAATCCTAAGGTCAGAAGAGTTTCTTGAAACTGAGGGGGAAGTCACCTCAAATCCTCTTTATTTGCAGCCTTTGTCCTTCAGCTTGATCCTCTCAGGTCCACCGTCGCCTTCAGGACTTCCAGAATCTACAGCACCGTCAAGAGAAATAGAGTTTTTAAGAGCCCATTCACCTATCCAGACACATGATAGAAATGATATCCAGATTCAGATGTCTGACACAGATAAAAAGGAAACACTTAGACCACATGCTTTACCTCTGCCTCGCTTAAAAAAGCACAAAATGGAAACAAGGAGCCCTCCGTCTCCAAAAGGAGCTGAGGAGGCCTCAACGAAACCTTGGGAAGCTGAAGTAGAAACTGCACCTAACGCTGGATCAGTCCAGTTTTTAATTGCATCTGCAAAGTATCGCTCCAAAGCAACCAGTGAGACAAAGCAGAATGAGGGTCATTTCAAAGATTCTCCAGGAATCAAGACCCAAGCCGTCAAACCCAATCCAGAGTCGCAGAAAGATGAAGTGAGAGAAACAAAACCAACAGAGCTTCAGTATCTCCTCCATCAAACTCAAGAGAGAAAAAGCAGTTTTTGTAGAGAAGTGCCACCAGCTATTATGTCCAAACCAACAACAGGAACCAATCTTAGGAAGTCAGACGCTGCTGCAGAACATGTGGAAACAGAGAAACCGGAGGAACCTGAAGACAGGAAGATTGCTTTTGGGGTGCAGCTCCGCACAACCTCTATGTCACTAAAATATCGCACGGATGTTTCCAAAATCAAGGATGAAACCAAACGGTACAGTTTAGAGTCTAATACGGTGACAGAAGTCTCAGAAGAGCATGCTGGGAAAGCAGAAACCTTT AATTATTTGCATGACAGCAATTCCAAGAGTAAACCTAGTGTTCCCAAAAAACTAGATTCACAGAACCTGGACTTTCAGCTTGCCGCCCAAGACT ACGGTAGACCATCTATCCAAAACACAACAGGAGCAAGTCAAGAGGCTGTGTCTGAGCCGGGCTGGATGAGTCTGGCCAGAGAGAAGACCAGAGCCTACCAGCCATTCTTGGGCAGATTATCCACGAATCAGTCACCAGTCCACCCTTCATCTCCAACAGCTCTTCCTGCACAGCCTCCCAAACCAGCCTTCCAGCCTAAAACACAGCTTCTGAGCACCTCGCTTCATCCACTGAAAGCAGCCAGCCTACAGACCTCACCCAGACTTCCAGCAAAACCAGCACCTGGCAGAACAAAAGACCGGCAG GACAAAGGCAGGAACAGTACACCAGAAGATGACTCAGCAAAGAGAGCAGCAAGACCCATAACACCTAACAACAACCCTGAAG CACTTACTCTCACACCTGAGCCTCCAGcaacctcatcatcatcatcatcatcaccatcagcaACAGACATCTCTCATCAGCAGCAGTCACGGTCAGATGGAGCTCAGCCGTCCTGGTTGGAGCTCGCCAAGAGGAAGTCTTTAGCCTGGAGTGACAAAACTTTAGAATTAAGCTGA